A stretch of the Coprobacillus cateniformis genome encodes the following:
- a CDS encoding oligosaccharide flippase family protein, translating into MTLFKNNYLKSILTLASGSIIAQLISFLLSPVITRIFTPAELGIYTLLLSAVNIFSPAINLRYDLAIVTVEDDREAIILVKLSIYLMILIDIIVTCGTGIYFFLNGENLVFIIPMFFLLLLVSGITNILNSFNNRLREYKLITSVYVIRTFFQNILQIFSGILLFGSYGLIFSNFIGQLAGIKRQSKSLSPYYEELKNVDYTKMKLVFFKYIKQPLYSTPAAFANSFSYSSINLFIQALFNDTILGLYSLSYRVLGLPLTMISGNVSKVYMESATKELYEQKNYYNSFKKTTLLLSIVAILMVIVLFLFAPFLFHIVFGSNWKEAGIYVQILAPMFGLRLIVSALSVGTIISQKQDLELKVQVMFLAFSFICFFISKYFQLNIYLYLAVVSITYSIIYIYYFICLKNISQKIID; encoded by the coding sequence ATGACCTTATTCAAAAATAATTATTTAAAATCTATATTAACTTTAGCATCTGGCTCAATTATTGCTCAGCTTATTTCATTTCTTTTATCTCCAGTTATAACCAGAATATTTACACCAGCAGAATTAGGAATATATACTTTATTACTTTCTGCTGTAAATATTTTTTCACCTGCTATTAATTTGCGCTATGATTTAGCAATAGTGACAGTAGAGGATGATAGAGAAGCTATTATTTTGGTAAAACTTTCGATCTATTTAATGATACTTATAGATATTATTGTAACATGTGGTACCGGTATTTACTTTTTTCTTAATGGTGAAAATTTGGTATTTATTATTCCTATGTTTTTTCTTCTTTTACTTGTTTCAGGAATTACCAATATATTAAATAGTTTTAATAATCGATTAAGAGAATATAAATTAATTACATCCGTTTATGTTATCAGAACATTTTTTCAAAATATTCTTCAAATTTTTTCAGGGATTTTACTATTTGGGAGTTATGGACTTATTTTTTCGAATTTTATTGGACAGTTAGCAGGGATAAAACGACAAAGCAAAAGTTTAAGTCCCTATTATGAAGAATTGAAAAATGTAGATTATACAAAAATGAAATTAGTTTTTTTCAAGTATATAAAACAACCTCTTTATTCTACACCAGCTGCTTTTGCGAATAGTTTTTCTTATTCATCAATCAATTTATTTATACAAGCTCTATTTAATGATACTATTTTGGGTCTCTATTCTCTTTCATATAGAGTTTTAGGACTACCCCTTACAATGATAAGTGGCAATGTATCAAAAGTATATATGGAAAGTGCAACAAAAGAATTATATGAACAAAAAAATTATTATAATTCGTTTAAAAAAACAACACTTTTATTGTCAATTGTTGCTATTTTGATGGTTATAGTTCTTTTCCTTTTTGCCCCTTTCCTTTTTCATATTGTATTTGGATCAAATTGGAAAGAAGCAGGTATTTATGTGCAAATATTAGCTCCTATGTTTGGATTAAGGCTAATAGTAAGTGCTTTAAGTGTAGGAACAATTATATCTCAAAAACAAGATCTTGAATTAAAAGTACAAGTTATGTTTTTAGCATTCTCTTTTATTTGTTTTTTTATTTCAAAGTATTTTCAATTGAATATATATTTATATCTAGCCGTTGTTTCTATAACTTATAGTATTATATATATATATTACTTTATATGTCTAAAAAATATATCACAAAAAATTATTGATTAA
- a CDS encoding sugar phosphate nucleotidyltransferase, with protein sequence MKDITLVVMAAGIGSRFGGGIKQLEPVGPNGEIIMDYSIYDAIQAGFNKVVFVIRKDLEKDFDEIIGQRMKKKIHVEYAFQELSNIPTQYKEIFKERKKPWGTGQAILACKGLIHEPFLVINADDYYGKEAYQVAYQYLTTKHECDVLPACMVGFILKNTLSDNGGVTRGICQVSLDHKLVDIVETHNIEKRNNHAVVNDQVIDLDSIVSMNMWGLYPEFINVLEKGFEDFLQSLESADLKTEYLLPTIIGDLLKDKQISVEVLKSQDEWFGVTYKEDKESVKESVHKLIDKGVYPICL encoded by the coding sequence ATGAAAGATATAACATTAGTTGTCATGGCAGCAGGAATTGGAAGCCGTTTTGGTGGTGGAATTAAACAATTAGAACCAGTCGGACCAAATGGTGAAATTATTATGGATTATTCTATTTATGATGCGATTCAAGCAGGTTTTAATAAGGTTGTTTTTGTGATTAGAAAAGACTTAGAAAAAGATTTTGATGAAATCATAGGTCAAAGAATGAAAAAGAAAATACATGTTGAATATGCATTTCAGGAGTTATCAAATATTCCTACTCAATACAAGGAGATATTTAAAGAGAGAAAGAAACCATGGGGAACAGGTCAGGCTATTTTAGCATGTAAAGGACTGATTCATGAACCATTCTTAGTTATTAATGCAGATGATTATTATGGTAAAGAAGCTTATCAAGTTGCTTATCAATATTTAACCACAAAACATGAATGTGATGTATTACCAGCATGTATGGTAGGATTTATATTAAAGAATACATTGAGTGATAATGGTGGTGTCACAAGAGGAATCTGTCAAGTGAGTTTAGATCACAAGTTAGTTGACATTGTAGAAACACATAATATTGAGAAAAGGAATAATCATGCAGTAGTGAATGATCAGGTTATTGATTTAGATTCGATTGTATCTATGAATATGTGGGGTCTTTACCCAGAGTTTATTAATGTTTTAGAAAAAGGCTTTGAAGACTTTTTACAATCCCTTGAATCTGCAGATTTAAAAACAGAATATCTATTACCAACAATCATTGGAGACTTATTAAAAGATAAACAAATAAGTGTTGAAGTCTTAAAATCACAAGATGAGTGGTTTGGAGTGACATACAAAGAAGATAAAGAATCTGTGAAAGAAAGTGTACATAAACTTATTGATAAAGGTGTATATCCAATTTGCTTGTAA
- a CDS encoding GH25 family lysozyme, producing the protein MKKLVLILFMVCFLSFITISQTYAADHQNGYWTWTDTGWKYYDENGNTLNGWQNLNGYTYLFNSDGGYTIGWYYNDEGYHYFNDEGHMLISWQTINGKRYYFNNRGIITKGWLTQNGKKYYFNNEGHMLTGTVTIDGKMRYFKSNGELGLGWQWTETGWKYFDNNGNTLNDWQSLNGYTYLFKPDGGYTIGWYYNDEGYHYFNKEGHMLIGWQTVNGKRYYFNNRGIITKGWLTQNGKKYYFNNEGHMLTGTVTIDGKIRYFKSNGELGLGWQWTETGWKYFDNNGNTLNGWQSLNGYTYLFNPDGGYTIGWYYNDEGYHYFNEEGHMLIGWQTVNGKRYYFNNRGVITKGWLTQNSHQYYFNSEGHMLTGYQVIGGKEYNFGSNGMKQNGWCNTSNGRKYFDSNGNTVKGWQSINGNTYYFDNNGIMTTGWYQNSDGMHYFGNDGAMYVGTQIIDGITYHFDDRGICPMGWITQNGKKVLYNSYGEYITGADALVIDISKWNGDIDWDTIKREGLVDKVILRCGYYDFSGNGSIFESNKIVIDSKFKKNADALERLGIPYGVYFFSYGTNVAEARVEAQATLQLIQGRKLSLPVFYDLEYTDAAGSISASTYTQMANEYCQIISNAGYTPGIYANLNYWNTKLYDSSLNKYEKWVAQYGHKSEPIIKNCTYKGTYRMWQYTSSGSINGIKGRVDLNAYFSSKKTGPTN; encoded by the coding sequence ATGAAAAAATTAGTATTAATATTATTTATGGTTTGTTTCTTATCTTTTATTACTATTTCTCAAACATATGCAGCAGATCATCAAAATGGTTACTGGACATGGACTGATACTGGATGGAAATATTATGATGAAAACGGAAATACGTTAAATGGATGGCAAAATTTAAACGGATATACTTATCTCTTTAATTCTGATGGTGGCTATACAATTGGATGGTATTATAATGATGAGGGATATCATTATTTTAATGATGAAGGACATATGTTAATCAGTTGGCAAACTATTAATGGGAAACGATATTATTTCAATAATCGTGGTATTATTACAAAAGGTTGGTTAACTCAAAATGGGAAAAAGTATTACTTTAATAATGAGGGTCATATGTTAACTGGTACAGTTACTATTGATGGTAAGATGCGTTATTTTAAATCTAATGGTGAATTAGGATTAGGCTGGCAATGGACTGAAACTGGTTGGAAATATTTCGATAACAATGGGAATACATTAAATGACTGGCAATCTTTAAATGGTTATACTTATCTCTTCAAACCAGATGGTGGTTATACAATTGGATGGTATTATAACGATGAAGGATATCATTACTTCAATAAGGAAGGTCATATGTTAATTGGCTGGCAAACGGTTAATGGTAAAAGATATTATTTTAATAATCGTGGAATTATTACAAAAGGTTGGCTGACTCAAAATGGGAAAAAGTATTACTTTAATAATGAGGGTCATATGTTAACTGGTACAGTTACTATTGATGGTAAGATACGTTATTTTAAATCTAATGGCGAATTAGGATTAGGCTGGCAATGGACTGAAACTGGCTGGAAATATTTCGATAACAATGGGAATACATTAAATGGCTGGCAATCACTCAATGGATATACTTATCTTTTTAATCCTGATGGAGGATATACAATTGGTTGGTATTATAATGATGAAGGATATCATTACTTCAATGAGGAAGGTCATATGTTAATTGGCTGGCAAACGGTTAATGGTAAAAGATATTATTTTAATAATCGTGGAGTTATTACAAAAGGTTGGCTGACTCAGAATAGTCACCAATATTATTTTAACAGTGAAGGACACATGCTGACAGGATATCAAGTTATTGGTGGCAAAGAATATAACTTTGGATCAAATGGCATGAAACAAAATGGATGGTGTAATACATCAAATGGCAGAAAATACTTTGATAGCAATGGAAATACTGTTAAAGGCTGGCAGTCTATTAATGGGAATACGTATTACTTCGATAATAATGGGATCATGACAACTGGATGGTATCAAAATAGTGATGGTATGCATTATTTTGGCAATGATGGAGCTATGTATGTTGGGACTCAAATTATTGATGGAATTACTTACCATTTTGACGATAGAGGAATTTGTCCCATGGGATGGATAACTCAAAATGGCAAAAAAGTTCTTTACAATAGTTATGGAGAATATATTACTGGAGCTGATGCGTTAGTCATTGATATCTCAAAGTGGAATGGTGATATTGATTGGGATACTATCAAACGAGAGGGTCTTGTAGATAAAGTGATCCTAAGATGTGGATATTATGATTTCTCAGGAAATGGTTCTATATTTGAGAGTAATAAGATTGTTATTGATTCAAAATTTAAAAAGAATGCTGATGCATTAGAAAGATTAGGTATACCTTATGGTGTATACTTTTTTAGTTATGGAACAAATGTTGCTGAAGCAAGAGTTGAAGCTCAAGCAACTTTACAATTAATTCAAGGTAGAAAATTATCTCTTCCTGTATTTTATGACTTAGAATATACAGATGCCGCTGGATCAATATCAGCGAGTACATATACTCAAATGGCAAATGAATATTGCCAAATCATTTCTAATGCAGGTTATACGCCAGGAATTTATGCAAACCTAAATTATTGGAATACAAAACTATATGATTCATCATTAAATAAATATGAAAAATGGGTTGCACAGTATGGACACAAAAGTGAACCAATTATAAAAAATTGTACATATAAAGGAACTTACAGAATGTGGCAATATACTTCTTCAGGAAGCATTAATGGAATTAAAGGTAGAGTAGATTTAAATGCTTATTTTAGTTCTAAAAAAACTGGTCCTACAAATTAA
- the neuB gene encoding N-acetylneuraminate synthase — protein sequence MSNIYIVAEIGCNHNGNVNLAYEMVKTAKECGVDAVKFQTFNSHALISKYAPKADYQIKNTGNQESQLEMTEKLELSHNDYLNLKKYSESLGLDVFSTAFDEESIDFLYSIKQNVWKIPSGEITNLPYLQKISSLNIPNKKIILSTGMATIEEIKAALDILELGTSSEIIILHCNTEYPTDDEDVNVSAITDLHKNFPNYKIGFSDHSKGFVAPILAVPYGICFIEKHFTLDCNMEGPDHKASIMPNDLKTLCYSIRRAEIMLGNGIKRVTNSEKKNINIARKSIVAKKAIKEGEVFNLDNITCKRPGNGLSPMNWYKILGMKAIRDYDEDELIEKSYINDEYN from the coding sequence ATGTCAAACATTTACATTGTAGCTGAAATTGGTTGTAATCATAATGGGAATGTTAATTTAGCCTATGAAATGGTAAAGACTGCTAAGGAGTGTGGTGTTGATGCAGTAAAATTTCAAACATTTAATTCGCACGCTCTCATTTCAAAATACGCACCTAAAGCAGATTATCAAATTAAAAACACTGGAAACCAAGAAAGTCAATTAGAAATGACAGAGAAATTGGAACTTTCACATAACGATTATCTTAATTTAAAGAAATATTCTGAATCTTTAGGGCTAGATGTTTTTTCAACAGCATTTGATGAAGAATCAATTGATTTTTTATATTCAATTAAACAAAATGTATGGAAGATTCCATCTGGTGAAATTACCAATTTACCATATCTTCAAAAAATATCATCTTTAAATATTCCAAATAAGAAAATTATCCTTTCAACAGGGATGGCTACTATTGAAGAAATAAAAGCTGCACTTGATATTTTAGAACTTGGAACCTCTTCGGAGATTATTATATTGCATTGTAATACTGAATATCCTACTGATGATGAAGATGTCAATGTATCTGCAATAACTGATTTGCATAAAAATTTTCCTAACTATAAAATAGGTTTTTCAGACCACTCAAAAGGATTTGTTGCACCAATTCTTGCTGTACCATATGGTATTTGTTTTATAGAAAAACACTTTACTTTGGATTGTAATATGGAAGGTCCAGATCATAAAGCATCAATTATGCCAAACGATTTGAAAACTCTTTGCTATTCAATAAGAAGAGCAGAAATTATGTTAGGGAACGGAATAAAAAGAGTAACTAATTCAGAAAAGAAAAATATAAATATTGCAAGAAAATCAATTGTTGCTAAAAAAGCCATAAAAGAGGGAGAAGTTTTTAATCTAGATAACATAACATGTAAACGTCCTGGCAACGGATTAAGCCCTATGAACTGGTATAAAATTTTAGGAATGAAAGCTATTCGTGATTATGATGAGGATGAACTTATAGAAAAATCATACATAAATGACGAATATAATTAG
- the neuC gene encoding UDP-N-acetylglucosamine 2-epimerase, with translation MKKISVLTGTRAEYHLMYSILEKIVNDPQLDLDLIVTGAHLSKKHGYTVNDIKNDNFTINKKIPILDDTDELVDMDKAISKCICECSKYFKSSKPDLLLILGDRYELFGAVIPALNQHIPIAHIHGGETTEGAIDEAIRHAISKCSYLHFTCCEEYRHRVIQLGENPHRVYNVGGLGVENIMTQKLMSKTELEQNLSFSLSNYALVTFHPVTLENDTAINQVKEMLEAFLEFKDLNFIITKANADAGGNLINNIIDDYVSKYPNKFYTEFSLGMTRYLTAMKFSKMVIGNSSSGILEAPSFRVPTINIGDRQKGRIQCKSIINCIPEKEEIIKAMNKGLSQSFRNELVDLKSPYGNGTTSQQIIEIIKKHLNDGINLKKSFYDINFTIKEE, from the coding sequence ATGAAAAAGATAAGTGTTCTAACAGGAACAAGAGCTGAATATCACCTCATGTATTCAATTTTAGAGAAAATTGTGAATGATCCACAATTGGATTTAGACTTGATAGTAACTGGAGCTCATTTAAGTAAAAAGCATGGTTATACTGTTAATGATATTAAAAACGATAATTTTACTATTAACAAAAAAATACCAATATTAGATGATACTGATGAATTGGTTGACATGGATAAAGCTATATCTAAATGTATATGTGAATGTAGTAAGTATTTTAAAAGTTCCAAACCAGACTTGTTATTAATTTTAGGAGATCGCTATGAATTATTTGGTGCAGTAATTCCTGCGTTAAATCAGCATATTCCCATTGCTCATATTCATGGTGGAGAGACTACTGAAGGAGCTATAGATGAGGCTATACGTCATGCAATATCAAAATGTAGTTATTTACATTTTACATGTTGCGAAGAATATCGCCATCGTGTTATTCAGTTAGGAGAAAATCCTCACAGAGTATATAATGTCGGAGGCTTAGGTGTTGAAAATATAATGACTCAAAAATTGATGTCTAAAACAGAACTAGAACAAAATTTATCATTTTCACTTTCTAATTATGCTCTTGTAACCTTCCATCCAGTTACACTTGAAAATGATACAGCTATCAATCAAGTAAAAGAAATGTTGGAGGCCTTTCTAGAGTTTAAAGATTTAAACTTTATCATTACTAAAGCAAATGCAGATGCTGGAGGAAATTTAATTAATAACATAATTGATGACTATGTTAGTAAATATCCAAATAAGTTCTATACAGAATTTAGTTTAGGAATGACTAGATATCTGACTGCTATGAAGTTTTCTAAAATGGTAATTGGAAATTCTTCAAGTGGTATTTTAGAAGCACCGTCTTTTAGAGTTCCAACAATTAATATTGGTGATCGTCAAAAAGGAAGAATTCAATGCAAAAGTATTATCAATTGTATCCCTGAAAAAGAAGAGATTATTAAAGCTATGAATAAAGGATTAAGCCAAAGTTTCAGAAATGAATTAGTGGATTTAAAAAGTCCTTATGGCAATGGAACAACGAGTCAACAGATTATAGAAATAATAAAAAAACATTTGAATGATGGTATTAACTTAAAAAAATCATTCTATGATATTAATTTTACAATAAAGGAGGAGTGA
- a CDS encoding acetyltransferase — MSKNKIVFIGAGGYCRGVLDSFFKSDLYNNYEVVGITDPIVNSGTFINAIPVLGDDSILQGLYDEGVHYAHITVGSVKDCNLRKKLITKAKKIGFELISIIDNTSIVADHVQLGEMIYVGKGAIINTDVTIGDYCIINTGSIVEHGCCLGNLIHIAPGAVLTGDITVKNECHFGLNCSILQGLNIGSNVIIGAGSTVLRDIKDNETVVGIVK, encoded by the coding sequence ATGTCAAAGAATAAAATTGTATTTATAGGAGCAGGAGGTTATTGTAGAGGGGTATTAGATTCATTTTTTAAAAGTGATCTATATAACAATTATGAAGTAGTAGGAATTACTGATCCTATCGTAAATTCAGGAACTTTTATTAATGCAATCCCTGTGTTGGGTGATGATTCCATTTTGCAAGGTTTATATGATGAAGGTGTGCATTATGCTCATATAACTGTTGGAAGTGTAAAGGATTGTAACTTAAGAAAAAAGTTAATAACAAAAGCAAAAAAAATCGGATTCGAACTAATTTCAATCATTGATAATACTTCTATTGTAGCCGATCATGTGCAACTTGGAGAAATGATATATGTTGGAAAAGGAGCTATAATTAATACAGATGTTACTATTGGTGATTATTGCATCATTAATACTGGCAGTATCGTAGAACATGGATGTTGTCTTGGGAATCTAATACATATTGCACCAGGTGCTGTTTTAACGGGAGATATTACTGTAAAAAATGAATGTCATTTTGGATTAAATTGTTCAATTTTACAAGGATTAAATATTGGAAGTAATGTTATTATTGGTGCTGGAAGCACAGTTTTACGAGATATAAAAGATAATGAAACAGTGGTAGGTATTGTTAAATAA
- a CDS encoding lipopolysaccharide biosynthesis protein, translating into MQQFILGDKNSIKRNSYIWNIIGGLINAFQSVIILIVLTRVLDIEMAGIFTIAWAIANLAITIGKYGVRNYQVTDISEKFTFNDYLSHRILVSVLMIIFTIVYIAFQTYTNDYSLDKIIIIFLMCYLKLVDSVEDVFHGMYQQKNRLDIAGKCISVRLIISTLMLCIFSILTQNLIIASILTCIFTTLILFYLLKISYPIFSLPKIHISYNKSWLILKYCFPIFGGSFLSFYILNAPKYAIDALLTSELQAYYGFISMPVFVIGLLNNFAFQPILTTMTICYEENDIKKFETFFWRQIIFIIFITVLALLGSFFLGIPILSLLYNCDLSLFRLDLLILMLGGGLLALVGFFTTIITLMRNQKIILIGYIIVGFLALFSSNFIVYRYQLRGASILYLFLILILTLFFSSFLLFRIRKWKENIYVKE; encoded by the coding sequence ATGCAACAATTTATATTAGGAGATAAAAATTCAATAAAAAGAAATAGTTACATTTGGAATATAATTGGTGGGTTAATTAATGCATTTCAATCTGTTATCATTCTTATTGTATTAACTCGTGTTTTAGATATAGAAATGGCAGGCATCTTTACTATAGCATGGGCCATTGCAAATTTGGCAATAACAATTGGAAAATATGGAGTAAGAAATTATCAAGTTACAGATATTAGTGAAAAATTTACTTTTAATGATTATCTTAGTCATCGTATTCTTGTCTCTGTACTCATGATAATTTTTACAATAGTATATATCGCTTTTCAAACATACACTAATGATTATAGTCTGGATAAAATTATTATCATTTTTTTAATGTGTTATTTAAAATTAGTTGACTCAGTGGAAGATGTCTTTCATGGGATGTATCAACAAAAAAATCGTTTAGATATTGCAGGAAAATGTATTTCCGTAAGATTGATTATTTCTACATTAATGTTATGTATATTCTCTATTCTCACACAAAACTTAATTATAGCTTCTATATTAACTTGTATATTTACTACATTAATCCTTTTTTACTTATTAAAAATATCGTATCCGATATTTTCCTTACCTAAAATTCATATTTCCTATAACAAATCATGGTTGATTCTCAAATATTGTTTCCCTATTTTCGGTGGCTCATTTTTATCATTTTATATTCTAAATGCACCCAAATATGCCATAGATGCTTTATTAACTTCAGAATTACAAGCATATTATGGCTTTATATCAATGCCTGTTTTTGTAATTGGATTATTGAATAATTTTGCTTTTCAGCCAATTCTGACTACAATGACTATCTGTTATGAAGAAAATGATATAAAAAAATTTGAAACATTTTTCTGGAGGCAAATTATTTTTATTATCTTTATTACTGTATTAGCTCTACTAGGTTCATTTTTTTTAGGAATTCCAATTCTATCATTATTATATAACTGTGATTTATCTTTGTTTAGACTGGATTTATTAATATTAATGTTAGGTGGAGGGTTACTAGCATTAGTAGGTTTTTTTACAACTATTATAACACTTATGAGAAATCAGAAAATTATTCTCATTGGATATATTATTGTTGGATTTTTAGCCTTATTTAGCTCAAATTTTATTGTTTATAGATATCAGCTGCGTGGAGCTTCAATTTTATATTTATTTTTAATCTTAATTTTAACATTATTTTTTAGTTCTTTTTTATTATTTAGAATAAGAAAATGGAAGGAAAATATATATGTCAAAGAATAA
- a CDS encoding thiamine pyrophosphate-binding protein — MKKRVADIVIESLIEYGITDCFAVVGGGAMHLDNALGLNKNMNVVFQHHEQACSIAAEGYAKISGNMAAVCVTSGPGATNALTGVMGAWVDSVPMFIMSGQMRYELSVAKTGLPLRFRGNQEFDIIGSVKNMTKYSKMIIDPFSIKKEIYKAVHIALSGRRGPVWLDIPLDIQNVLIDEADLYPVDSIENTPNFNESDFVQLNQMLCKAKRPVILAGNGIANSGNLSLFREFANKIRIPIVASAIAADVMYDDYDLYYGLSGFIGPRTGNFILQNADLIIALGTSLGFKTTGYTQDKFAPHAKIIMIDVDKYEVKKPGVRVDCFINSDLREFFEYCIPKLSNTFVNNEWIEYCHKLKNRFTPFEAIENLNINERVCSYMFWKKYQEYENNDSITVLGNNTGISSKLQIGVKYEKSRIIANNNCGSMGYDLPAAVGTAIACKKDVICVTGDGSIMMNLQELQTIKHYNLPIKIVVFSNDGYNAIRQTCKNFFNGFNVGCDAESGISFPSFSKVADTFGFNYKCCYKNSDLDECLKWLFEQTGQVILEIEQRLDDPITPKVMSRIGANGEFVTPSIEDMYPFISKEEYDSLMLKD; from the coding sequence ATGAAAAAACGAGTTGCAGATATAGTTATAGAATCTTTAATTGAATATGGAATTACTGATTGCTTTGCTGTTGTTGGAGGAGGAGCAATGCATTTAGATAATGCATTGGGATTAAATAAAAACATGAATGTTGTATTTCAACATCATGAACAGGCATGTTCTATTGCTGCAGAAGGATATGCTAAAATTTCTGGGAATATGGCGGCAGTTTGTGTAACTAGTGGACCAGGAGCAACAAATGCATTGACTGGGGTTATGGGCGCATGGGTTGATAGTGTTCCTATGTTTATAATGTCTGGTCAAATGAGATATGAATTATCAGTAGCAAAAACAGGATTACCATTAAGATTTAGAGGAAATCAAGAATTTGATATTATAGGTTCTGTTAAAAATATGACAAAATATTCTAAAATGATTATAGATCCATTTTCAATAAAGAAAGAGATATATAAAGCTGTTCATATTGCTTTGTCTGGACGAAGAGGACCAGTCTGGTTAGATATTCCGTTAGATATCCAAAATGTACTTATTGATGAGGCTGACTTATATCCAGTTGATTCTATTGAGAATACACCGAATTTCAATGAATCAGATTTTGTTCAATTAAATCAAATGCTTTGTAAAGCAAAAAGGCCTGTAATTCTTGCAGGTAATGGTATTGCAAATAGTGGTAATTTATCATTGTTTAGAGAATTTGCAAATAAAATAAGAATACCTATAGTTGCATCAGCAATCGCAGCCGACGTAATGTATGATGATTATGATTTATATTATGGATTATCTGGATTTATTGGTCCAAGAACAGGAAATTTTATTTTGCAAAATGCTGATTTGATTATTGCTTTAGGTACTAGTCTTGGGTTTAAAACAACAGGATATACCCAAGACAAATTTGCGCCTCATGCTAAAATTATAATGATAGATGTGGACAAGTATGAAGTTAAAAAACCAGGTGTTAGAGTTGATTGTTTTATTAATTCGGATTTAAGAGAATTTTTTGAGTATTGTATACCTAAACTAAGTAATACATTTGTAAATAATGAATGGATAGAGTATTGTCACAAATTAAAGAATAGATTTACACCATTTGAAGCAATTGAAAATTTGAATATCAATGAAAGAGTATGTTCTTATATGTTTTGGAAAAAGTACCAAGAGTATGAGAACAATGATAGTATAACTGTTTTAGGTAATAATACTGGTATTAGCTCTAAATTGCAAATTGGTGTTAAATATGAGAAATCAAGGATTATTGCTAATAATAATTGTGGGTCTATGGGGTATGATTTACCAGCCGCTGTAGGGACTGCTATTGCATGTAAAAAAGATGTTATTTGTGTAACTGGTGATGGTAGTATAATGATGAATTTACAAGAACTTCAAACAATAAAACATTATAATCTACCTATTAAAATTGTTGTTTTTTCAAATGATGGATATAATGCGATTAGACAAACATGTAAAAATTTCTTTAATGGATTTAATGTGGGATGTGATGCAGAAAGTGGTATTAGTTTTCCTTCTTTTTCTAAAGTTGCAGATACATTCGGATTTAATTATAAATGTTGTTATAAAAACAGTGATTTGGATGAGTGCTTAAAATGGTTATTTGAACAAACTGGTCAGGTTATTTTAGAAATTGAACAAAGACTTGATGATCCAATTACGCCTAAGGTTATGTCAAGAATTGGTGCTAATGGGGAGTTTGTTACTCCTTCCATTGAAGACATGTATCCATTTATAAGTAAAGAAGAATATGATTCACTAATGTTAAAGGATTAA